Part of the Undibacter mobilis genome is shown below.
GTGGCTGACGAGTTGCTGCGCGAGAACGAGCAGCGCGTTGCGGGCGGACGGATCCTCGATGGCGAGAAAGGCTTCCATCAACCGCATGGCTTCTTTCATGCGCGGATCGTCTTTGCTGCCCGCCTCGGCGACAGACTGACGGGCCGTGTCCCGGCCACCGTCCTTCAGCTTGCCGTCGATCGGAATGATGTTGCCTGGCAAGGAGTATTCAAATGTGTCCATGGGCGTCCCGCAGCGAGTGGTAGCGTAATATGGCGGTCTGTGGCCTCGACGCCCCGCCCGCTTCATCGCCGATTGGGGCGCTCTCGCATGCACCCGATCTCAACCGAGACGATCTACGAAGCCGTGGCTGACGGCCGCAACCTTTCATTGAGAATGCGAACAGATCGCCTGTTTGTCATTAATCGGGATATCGTCTTTTGTAAGATTTAGTCTCATAATCAGCTGATGGAACTGCGCCATCTTAAATATTTTACCGCCGTGGCCGAGGAACTTCACTTCGGCCGCGCTGCCGCGCGCCTCAACATTTCCGCGCCAACACTGAGCAATCAAATCCTCGCGCTCGAGAACATGCTCGGCGCCAAGCTGTTCTTGCGCCGTACAAAAAGCTCGGTGACGTTGACGCAGACGGGCAGCCGCTTCCTGATCGAGGCCTATGCGACGCTCAAGCAGGCGGCCAATGCCGAGATGGTCGGCCGCCGCGCGGCGCGCGGCGACATCGGTTCGATAGCCCTCGGCTATATTTTCTCCGCGGGGATGAGCGGCTTCGTGTCGCGGCAACTGGTCGACTTCCGCGAAAAGCATCCCGACGTGTCGTTGCAACTTCGCCGCGCAGTAACCTTCGAGCAGTTCCGCGCCCTCACCGACGATACGCTGGACGTCGGCCTGACGGCGGCGCCGCAAAGCTATCCGTCCGGCCTCACCGGGTTCATCGTCGATCGGCAGCCTTATTATGTGGCCATTCCCGAGGGCAACCCGATCGCCCAGCTCAAGCGGGTTACGCCGAACGATATCGCCGACGAACCCTTTATCGCCGTCTCGCTGGAAATGGAGGTCGGCTTTGGCGGTGGCAACATCGCAGCCATCACACCACCGGGCCGGTCGCTGCGTATTATCGAACGCGGCGCTGACATCTTCTCGGTGATCACGCTCTGCGCTAGCGGCCTCGGCCTGTCCGTCATGTCGGAGCCGATGTCGAATGTGAAAGTTCCTGGCCTGGTGTTCCGCAAGGTCGAAGGCACCTCGCGCACCTTCGATCTCGCGCTGGTTCATCGCCGCAATGAGAGCGCGCCGGCGGTCAAATCGTTCATCGACTTCATGCGCTCGCGGACGCGGGTCAAGTCTTCTTGAGCTGACGCGCGAACAGAGCAAAAGTTTCGCGCCAGTCCACCGCCGTCGCCGCGGCGTCGTGAACATCGCGATCCGGCATCGAATAGCCATGATGCGCGCCCGAATGCAGAACGCCGCGATAGACGACGTCGGCGCGGTCTCTGAATGACGCCTCGAGCGCGGCAACGATCTCTGGCGCGCTGGCGCGATCGAGCGCACCGTGACCGCAATAGACTTCGCCCTTCATGCGATCGGCAAAGCGGTGCGGCGAATCCGGCGAATCGGTGACCAGCAAGGTGCCGTGCAGGCTGCTCACCGCGCGGATCCGATCCGGAAACGACTGCGCGGCAAAGAAGGCGATGCGCCCACCAAGACAGAAGCCGACAGCTCCCGCGGGACCGTCGCTCACCGGCTTGTCGCGGACATGATCGAAGATGGCAGTGATATCGGTTTCGATCATCGGCCGGGTCAAACCGCGGGCCAGCCCCTGCATTTCCGTCTTGAGCGCTTCGGGCAGCGTGTCGAACGACACCATGCGGCCTTCGGCATTGCGCCGCTCATAAGTGATCTTGCCCTTGCGATAAAACAGATTGGGCAGCACACAGTAATAGCCGCGCTCGGCGACATTTCGCGCCAGGCCGAACAGCTCCTCACGCAGGCCCCAGATATCCATGAACATGATGACAAGCGGAAATGGGCCGCCCGTCGCCGGCCAAGCGGCATAGGTGTCCATGGCGCCGTCGGCCGTGGCGATGTCGAACGTGCCGGTGTTCATCGGGCTGCGCCGTTCATTTCGGATTGGCGGCCTCGAGGCGAATGACGATATCGCCCCAGGTCTTGCGGTCGTCGGCCATTTGCGCGGTGACGCGTTCCGGCGTGCCGCCCCACGGCGTCATGCCTATGTCGTTGAACGCCTTCTGCGTCTCCGGCTTCTGCAGATAGGCGTCGATCGCGGCGTTGAGCTTGACGACGATCGCCTTCGGCGTGCCGCGCGGCGCAAAGATAGCGTT
Proteins encoded:
- a CDS encoding LysR substrate-binding domain-containing protein; its protein translation is MELRHLKYFTAVAEELHFGRAAARLNISAPTLSNQILALENMLGAKLFLRRTKSSVTLTQTGSRFLIEAYATLKQAANAEMVGRRAARGDIGSIALGYIFSAGMSGFVSRQLVDFREKHPDVSLQLRRAVTFEQFRALTDDTLDVGLTAAPQSYPSGLTGFIVDRQPYYVAIPEGNPIAQLKRVTPNDIADEPFIAVSLEMEVGFGGGNIAAITPPGRSLRIIERGADIFSVITLCASGLGLSVMSEPMSNVKVPGLVFRKVEGTSRTFDLALVHRRNESAPAVKSFIDFMRSRTRVKSS
- a CDS encoding dienelactone hydrolase family protein → MNTGTFDIATADGAMDTYAAWPATGGPFPLVIMFMDIWGLREELFGLARNVAERGYYCVLPNLFYRKGKITYERRNAEGRMVSFDTLPEALKTEMQGLARGLTRPMIETDITAIFDHVRDKPVSDGPAGAVGFCLGGRIAFFAAQSFPDRIRAVSSLHGTLLVTDSPDSPHRFADRMKGEVYCGHGALDRASAPEIVAALEASFRDRADVVYRGVLHSGAHHGYSMPDRDVHDAAATAVDWRETFALFARQLKKT